One candidate division WOR-3 bacterium genomic region harbors:
- a CDS encoding LemA family protein, translating to MILLIIIIAAIVLAFILIYNSLVVKRTRVDNGWAQIDVQLKRRYDLIPNLVETVKGYAAHEKKVLEKVTELRSRAMGASSPKEAAEANNMLTATLKSLFAVAENYPQLKANENFMKLQEELTATENKIAFARQFYNDVVMDYNATIQKVPQMIIASMFNFTAREFFEAPAEEKEAVRVKF from the coding sequence ATGATATTGTTGATTATAATCATTGCGGCTATTGTGCTGGCGTTCATTCTTATATACAACAGCCTCGTTGTAAAGAGAACGAGGGTCGATAATGGATGGGCGCAGATCGATGTGCAGCTGAAGCGACGCTACGATTTGATCCCTAATCTTGTTGAGACCGTGAAAGGTTATGCTGCGCACGAAAAAAAGGTGCTCGAGAAGGTTACTGAATTACGTTCACGGGCAATGGGCGCAAGCAGCCCCAAGGAGGCGGCGGAAGCAAATAACATGCTGACGGCGACCCTGAAGAGTCTATTTGCGGTGGCCGAGAATTACCCGCAATTGAAGGCAAATGAGAATTTCATGAAATTACAGGAGGAATTGACCGCGACCGAGAATAAGATAGCTTTCGCCCGTCAATTCTATAACGATGTCGTGATGGATTATAATGCGACTATACAGAAGGTCCCGCAGATGATAATCGCATCGATGTTCAACTTCACTGCCCGTGAGTTCTTCGAAGCGCCTGCCGAGGAGAAAGAAGCGGTGCGGGTCAAGTTTTGA
- a CDS encoding M48 family metalloprotease yields the protein MRETLYDLIAANKRKTFLFIVITSLFLGVLGYVIVQVLDWGIGGYAFFALFIIVYNVVLYYNSDKIALKATGSVPADPDEFRMLHNIVEEVSIAAGTPKPKVYIMPSPAPNAFATGRNPQNASIAVTTGLLEIMNRQELQGVIAHEMSHIRNYDMLLMTVVAAIGGLIVLLRDFFLRSMFLGGRRRDRRSGSRAGLILLVLGLVLAIIAPIFVALIRSAISRQREYLADASGAYITRYPQGLAQALAKLRDAGQKMKRASDANAHLFIASPFGKDRFDVASMFATHPPIDKRIERLNNLVI from the coding sequence ATGCGTGAGACATTATACGATCTAATAGCGGCCAACAAGCGCAAGACATTCCTGTTCATAGTCATAACCAGCCTTTTTCTGGGTGTCCTCGGCTATGTCATCGTTCAGGTGCTGGATTGGGGCATTGGTGGCTATGCTTTCTTTGCGCTTTTCATTATTGTCTATAACGTTGTTCTCTATTACAATTCTGACAAAATAGCGCTCAAGGCAACCGGTTCGGTCCCGGCCGACCCCGATGAATTCAGGATGCTCCACAATATCGTTGAGGAAGTGTCTATTGCCGCGGGTACACCCAAGCCGAAGGTCTATATTATGCCAAGTCCGGCTCCCAATGCATTCGCGACCGGCCGCAACCCGCAGAACGCGTCAATCGCCGTCACGACCGGTCTTCTCGAGATAATGAACCGCCAGGAGTTACAGGGTGTTATCGCCCATGAGATGTCACACATCAGGAACTATGACATGCTGCTCATGACCGTGGTCGCCGCGATCGGTGGACTGATAGTGCTCTTGCGTGATTTCTTCCTGCGTTCGATGTTTCTTGGCGGACGCAGGCGGGACCGGCGTAGCGGAAGCCGGGCCGGTTTGATCTTGCTGGTTTTGGGGTTGGTTCTAGCGATCATCGCACCTATTTTTGTTGCTTTGATCCGTTCTGCCATTTCGAGGCAGCGCGAATACCTGGCCGATGCGTCAGGCGCCTATATCACACGTTATCCCCAGGGACTCGCACAGGCGTTGGCAAAACTTCGTGATGCCGGGCAAAAAATGAAACGTGCCTCGGATGCTAATGCGCACTTATTCATCGCAAGTCCGTTCGGCAAAGACAGGTTCGATGTAGCAAGTATGTTCGCAACGCATCCGCCGATAGACAAACGTATAGAAAGATTGAACAACCTAGTCATATGA
- a CDS encoding DUF3108 domain-containing protein → MIIIVLLVGFGIGERLHYDAKFSFLNLGTMTLEVRDTLTYEDVHCYDISSVLTSARGLRFLFSINDTIEVYTSSDSLFPYMFRERINESGYHRASNLFFDRDSNYVNYDDSLVINTTAETRDILSFWYYLRGIPLELGDTILIDVHNARENHRVRCVVQKRELVKTKAGDYETILVEPQTEGKGIFGAKGGMQIWYSEKDRVPVQIRASMKFGTVLFKLKEVID, encoded by the coding sequence ATGATCATCATTGTGCTGCTCGTTGGTTTCGGCATCGGGGAGAGGCTCCACTACGACGCGAAGTTTTCGTTTCTTAATCTCGGGACCATGACGCTCGAGGTCAGGGATACATTAACTTATGAAGATGTACATTGTTATGATATTTCTTCGGTATTGACGTCGGCGCGGGGTCTGCGGTTTCTATTCAGTATCAACGATACGATAGAAGTCTACACGAGTTCGGACAGTCTATTTCCCTACATGTTCCGCGAGAGAATAAATGAAAGTGGATATCACCGCGCGAGCAATCTTTTTTTCGACCGTGATTCCAATTACGTTAACTATGATGATTCGCTTGTCATCAATACTACTGCAGAAACAAGGGATATCTTGAGCTTCTGGTATTACCTTCGCGGAATCCCTCTTGAGTTGGGGGATACGATCTTGATTGACGTGCATAACGCGCGCGAAAATCACCGTGTAAGATGCGTTGTACAAAAAAGGGAACTGGTTAAGACCAAAGCCGGCGATTATGAAACGATCCTTGTTGAACCACAGACAGAGGGGAAAGGTATATTCGGCGCGAAGGGCGGCATGCAGATATGGTATTCAGAGAAGGATCGGGTACCGGTGCAGATACGTGCGAGCATGAAATTCGGTACTGTGCTGTTCAAGTTGAAGGAGGTTATTGATTAA
- a CDS encoding sugar phosphate nucleotidyltransferase has translation MIKKFAVILAGGRGERFWPLSQPGFPKQFLTIFDNKPLLIQTLQRIQGHFKRNERLLIIPKELKTVTRKYTGRENIVVEPVRRNTAPAICLAGLVLRKKFGSGVMHVMPADHLINPRNAFINALKYGQRLAEDGYLVTYGIRPDRPETGYGYIKLGRKMGIQGRNKSYAGAGFTEKPDTKRARQYVRSRRHLWNSGIFTFSIDTILGEIKSYVPDVYHGVEKFIVQRKVRHFERVPDISIDYGVMEKSRRLCVVEGTFGWDDVGSWLALERYFKKDGKKNVLVGDARGVQIEDSILFSKDLPLRAYDVKGLIVIVSPYGVLVCKKDRAQDLKELFK, from the coding sequence TTGATTAAGAAATTTGCTGTGATACTTGCCGGCGGCAGGGGTGAGCGTTTCTGGCCACTGAGTCAACCCGGTTTTCCAAAACAATTCCTTACGATCTTCGATAACAAACCACTTTTGATCCAGACCCTGCAGCGTATCCAGGGGCATTTTAAGAGAAACGAACGGTTGTTGATAATACCAAAGGAATTGAAAACGGTCACCAGGAAATATACCGGTAGAGAAAATATCGTAGTTGAACCGGTCAGGCGCAATACTGCACCGGCGATTTGTCTTGCCGGGCTTGTCTTGCGGAAAAAATTCGGCAGCGGGGTCATGCATGTTATGCCGGCTGACCATTTGATCAACCCGAGGAACGCTTTTATCAACGCCTTGAAATACGGGCAGAGACTTGCTGAAGACGGGTATCTTGTGACCTACGGCATCCGGCCCGATCGACCCGAGACTGGCTACGGTTATATTAAGCTTGGCCGTAAGATGGGTATTCAGGGCAGGAATAAATCCTACGCAGGCGCTGGATTCACCGAGAAGCCCGACACTAAACGAGCCAGACAGTATGTCCGGAGCCGTCGTCATCTTTGGAACAGCGGGATATTCACGTTCAGCATAGACACGATACTCGGTGAAATAAAGAGTTATGTTCCCGATGTATATCACGGTGTCGAAAAATTCATCGTGCAGCGTAAGGTCCGTCATTTCGAGCGGGTGCCCGACATCTCAATTGACTATGGTGTGATGGAGAAAAGCCGGCGGCTATGTGTTGTCGAAGGTACCTTTGGCTGGGATGACGTTGGTTCATGGTTGGCTCTGGAAAGGTATTTCAAAAAAGATGGTAAGAAAAACGTGCTGGTCGGAGATGCACGCGGTGTTCAGATAGAAGATTCGATTTTGTTCAGCAAGGATCTGCCCTTGCGCGCCTATGATGTCAAAGGTTTGATCGTAATTGTGAGCCCTTATGGTGTTCTGGTCTGCAAGAAGGACCGTGCTCAGGATTTGAAGGAGTTATTTAAGTGA
- a CDS encoding SPOR domain-containing protein codes for MKKLLLLGCILLFVVCAPKKTTVETEGLEEVVVFGEEEPATMSTEPVLPAEEPLLPPPPVEEEPMTPAEEELVLIPPPVAEEPILPERPVAQPYVPTQPVAQAPAPRSILGFRVQIFASNTEENASRVATDARAVFTDPVYIEYVAPYYKVRVGDYLTREEIEPLKNKALSFGYRGAFIVETMVTP; via the coding sequence ATGAAGAAGTTGTTATTGCTCGGGTGCATTTTGCTTTTCGTGGTCTGTGCACCGAAGAAAACCACGGTCGAGACTGAAGGCTTGGAGGAGGTCGTCGTCTTTGGAGAAGAAGAACCAGCAACGATGAGCACCGAACCGGTTCTTCCAGCTGAAGAACCACTTCTCCCGCCGCCTCCGGTCGAAGAAGAGCCAATGACACCGGCCGAGGAAGAACTCGTCTTGATCCCGCCTCCTGTCGCTGAGGAGCCGATTCTTCCTGAACGCCCGGTTGCCCAACCCTATGTGCCCACGCAGCCGGTTGCACAAGCTCCCGCTCCACGGAGTATTCTGGGTTTCCGTGTCCAGATATTTGCCTCGAACACTGAAGAAAACGCCTCGCGGGTCGCGACCGATGCACGCGCGGTGTTCACCGATCCCGTATATATCGAGTACGTTGCGCCGTATTACAAAGTCCGTGTGGGTGATTATTTGACCCGTGAAGAGATCGAGCCTCTGAAGAACAAGGCTTTGAGTTTCGGCTACCGCGGTGCGTTCATCGTCGAGACGATGGTGACGCCATAA
- the rdgB gene encoding RdgB/HAM1 family non-canonical purine NTP pyrophosphatase, translated as MREETTRPRIILATRNQYKVAEIEKIIGDLVAVQQLNDLLKIDIPECGRTLLENSLAKAVFVYRLRGQPTLADDSGLFVDALDGEPGIFSARYGKDDESRIARLLKNLADKKNRKAAFRAVFVYYFGHGKYESFEGECVGEISRVHKGKHGFGYDPVFIPKGYKKTFAELGPATKNRISHRARALRKFRKYLEQQK; from the coding sequence TTGAGAGAAGAAACTACGCGACCGCGTATTATACTTGCAACCCGGAACCAGTATAAGGTCGCCGAGATCGAGAAGATCATCGGCGATCTGGTTGCGGTGCAACAGTTGAACGATTTACTCAAAATCGATATTCCAGAATGCGGCAGAACCCTTCTGGAGAACAGTCTTGCCAAGGCGGTATTCGTCTACCGGTTACGTGGTCAACCGACACTTGCCGATGATTCCGGGCTTTTCGTGGATGCTCTGGACGGCGAGCCTGGGATATTCTCGGCACGGTATGGCAAAGACGATGAAAGTCGCATAGCGAGATTGTTAAAAAATCTCGCCGACAAAAAGAACCGCAAGGCGGCATTCCGGGCGGTCTTTGTTTACTATTTCGGACATGGTAAGTACGAATCATTTGAGGGCGAGTGCGTAGGTGAGATCTCCCGTGTACATAAAGGCAAACACGGTTTTGGTTACGATCCTGTTTTCATACCTAAGGGATACAAGAAGACTTTTGCCGAATTGGGTCCGGCAACGAAAAACCGCATCAGCCATCGGGCACGTGCGCTGCGGAAGTTCCGAAAATACCTCGAGCAGCAGAAATAG
- a CDS encoding DUF167 domain-containing protein — protein MFLQIRVIPRSKKNEVIDLGNSQLKVKVISPPADGRANKELIESLARYYKKKKSSITIIKGTTSRDKVVEIEDS, from the coding sequence ATGTTTTTGCAGATCCGCGTCATACCTCGTTCGAAGAAAAACGAAGTTATCGACCTGGGAAACAGCCAGTTGAAAGTTAAGGTAATATCCCCGCCCGCGGATGGCAGGGCAAACAAAGAACTGATAGAATCACTTGCCCGATACTACAAAAAGAAAAAATCTTCAATTACCATAATAAAAGGTACAACATCAAGGGATAAAGTAGTAGAGATAGAAGACTCTTAG
- a CDS encoding anti-sigma factor: MKCDLPIELLSAYLDGELSEGEKARVEAHLKDCVACREQLSALQKIEESVRDGVYEEPSREFIFGLNRRVMDKIKPAPRRSLFRFAPIFAPVAVAILILVVLIDVSPSKRIVGVTDRIAYKKIAARQQVNVSIPEPELSQAPATFTAKRMAKAVEERTVSEKLEEAPAAIGRAETRDKMTDTDEAIMLAPARAQVVRAIMDTTGTIIKVATGNTLIPEKDTVLEKELAGQQLAPPTIEGKKKQVYFELAPTEEKDEAEQ, from the coding sequence ATGAAATGTGATCTGCCCATTGAGTTGTTGAGCGCTTATCTTGATGGCGAACTCAGTGAGGGAGAAAAAGCCAGGGTGGAAGCGCACCTGAAGGATTGTGTGGCTTGCCGGGAACAACTATCGGCCCTGCAGAAAATTGAAGAAAGCGTCCGGGATGGTGTCTATGAAGAACCATCTCGGGAATTCATCTTCGGGCTTAACCGGCGGGTCATGGACAAGATCAAACCAGCACCGCGGCGTAGTCTGTTCAGATTCGCACCTATTTTCGCGCCGGTGGCGGTGGCGATACTCATACTCGTCGTTCTCATCGATGTAAGTCCTTCAAAGAGAATCGTCGGTGTGACCGACCGTATTGCTTATAAGAAAATCGCGGCGCGGCAGCAAGTAAATGTATCTATACCGGAGCCCGAATTAAGCCAGGCACCCGCAACGTTCACAGCAAAACGCATGGCAAAAGCAGTTGAGGAAAGGACGGTGTCCGAAAAGCTCGAAGAGGCTCCGGCCGCCATCGGTAGAGCAGAGACCCGTGATAAAATGACAGATACCGATGAGGCGATAATGTTGGCTCCGGCGCGGGCGCAGGTGGTGCGTGCGATAATGGACACCACGGGGACCATCATCAAGGTAGCCACAGGTAACACATTAATCCCGGAGAAGGATACGGTTCTTGAAAAAGAACTTGCCGGGCAGCAATTAGCCCCACCCACCATCGAAGGCAAGAAAAAACAGGTATATTTTGAACTGGCGCCCACAGAAGAAAAAGACGAGGCAGAGCAGTAA
- a CDS encoding sigma-70 family RNA polymerase sigma factor has product MYSNIESDEALIEAVKKGDCDAFGPIVERYKMALYKVMYRMVLNRDDAEDLVEEAFIKAYRSIKKFQTGRPFYSWLRRIGVNNAINFLKRERRSNIEPLEYVEKTLSNGRNDPVQMTREKMLHERLNGALARLPADARVILLLKVEEDLSYDEIGKLLKIPKGTVMSRLARARIKLKQIFEDTEVLENEM; this is encoded by the coding sequence GTGTATAGTAATATAGAGAGCGACGAGGCACTGATCGAAGCGGTAAAGAAGGGCGATTGCGATGCCTTTGGTCCGATTGTTGAGCGTTATAAAATGGCTCTCTACAAGGTGATGTACCGTATGGTGCTTAACCGTGATGATGCCGAGGATCTGGTCGAAGAAGCGTTCATCAAGGCATATCGTTCGATAAAGAAGTTCCAGACCGGCAGACCTTTTTACAGCTGGTTGAGGAGGATCGGGGTGAATAATGCGATAAATTTCCTGAAGCGTGAACGAAGGAGCAATATCGAACCGCTGGAATACGTAGAGAAAACTCTGTCCAACGGTCGTAATGACCCGGTCCAGATGACCCGGGAGAAGATGCTCCACGAACGATTGAACGGAGCGCTTGCCCGGTTGCCGGCGGACGCACGTGTCATCCTTTTACTCAAGGTCGAAGAAGACCTGTCATACGACGAGATCGGCAAACTGCTCAAGATCCCGAAGGGAACCGTGATGTCGCGACTTGCCCGCGCTCGCATTAAATTGAAACAAATATTCGAAGATACGGAGGTACTAGAGAATGAAATGTGA
- a CDS encoding DUF4412 domain-containing protein — protein MKIFCLALLSCLASTLYADVMYEMTSNTEGMMGMKGETQMRVFVKGDRSLTEMTGEDAMAGSMSDVKIIRLDKGIIWSIDHENKEYTQYSMEEMTGEPQESEEPEMEMPDVKVVRTGNTKKILNKDCEEVIVTMETAGDEGSATFKQTMWVTKDVPGYKEIQDFQKHMSESGLGSSRMMGANKKNYEDFQEKISEIDGFPLEIVMEMIMGGGVMSFTMTTRSEVTKIETTPINDKVFEIPAGYSLKE, from the coding sequence ATGAAAATATTCTGTCTCGCGCTGTTATCTTGTTTGGCATCTACACTGTACGCCGATGTTATGTATGAAATGACATCAAATACTGAGGGCATGATGGGGATGAAAGGCGAAACCCAGATGCGTGTTTTCGTGAAGGGTGACCGGTCTTTGACGGAAATGACCGGTGAAGACGCGATGGCGGGCAGCATGTCGGATGTGAAAATAATCCGGCTCGATAAAGGTATCATATGGTCGATAGACCATGAAAACAAAGAATATACCCAATACAGCATGGAAGAAATGACCGGTGAACCCCAAGAATCCGAAGAACCGGAAATGGAGATGCCCGATGTCAAAGTGGTCAGAACCGGTAATACAAAGAAAATTCTCAATAAAGATTGCGAAGAGGTCATCGTAACCATGGAAACAGCCGGCGATGAAGGTTCGGCGACCTTCAAGCAGACGATGTGGGTTACAAAAGACGTTCCGGGGTACAAGGAAATCCAGGATTTCCAGAAACACATGTCAGAATCAGGACTCGGTTCGTCGAGAATGATGGGCGCAAACAAGAAAAACTACGAGGATTTCCAGGAAAAGATCAGTGAGATCGACGGCTTCCCGCTCGAGATCGTCATGGAAATGATCATGGGCGGAGGGGTCATGTCATTCACCATGACTACCCGTAGCGAAGTCACCAAGATCGAGACGACACCAATAAACGACAAGGTCTTTGAGATACCAGCCGGTTATTCCCTAAAGGAATAG
- the truD gene encoding tRNA pseudouridine(13) synthase TruD produces MTKIKVRPEDFIVEELIDIPFSDKGTYTILKLEKRYWNTLDVIDFVVRKTNVSKNLFARAGLKDRYSQSTQYLSFKGYFKHTIKEDNFALKPVGRSNTAVNPGMMRGNSFCITLRSVTGKETETLRRNADEIHEHGFPNYFDEQRFGSARHGQGFIAKKMILEHYQGALKLLMCHAYKEDSTQEKKFKEYCLGHWRDWPGCLKMAPPFYRPILRYLSAYPNDYKNALKKIDREFLNLYLLAYQSSIFNEVLARLVKQHSEKNVSVKYSMGEFIFHRKLRAPLTAADKQIPMINDKTKLAGMVGKYIEKVLAKEGITLKQMALQKMRLRGVRFKYFLRDAIVFPADFTVSKPEPDEIYSDKSKCVVKCILPPGTYATILIKRLLLQR; encoded by the coding sequence ATGACTAAGATAAAAGTAAGGCCAGAGGACTTCATAGTCGAGGAACTAATCGACATCCCCTTCTCGGATAAAGGCACCTACACCATACTGAAACTCGAAAAGCGGTATTGGAACACACTGGACGTCATCGATTTCGTCGTCCGTAAAACGAACGTGTCGAAAAATCTTTTCGCGCGCGCAGGCCTCAAAGATCGTTATTCACAATCCACACAGTATCTTTCATTCAAGGGCTATTTCAAACACACAATAAAAGAAGACAATTTCGCCCTCAAACCCGTCGGGAGGAGCAACACCGCGGTAAATCCTGGAATGATGCGCGGAAATAGTTTTTGTATCACGCTCCGAAGCGTGACCGGAAAGGAAACGGAAACACTTCGCCGCAATGCTGACGAGATCCACGAGCACGGTTTCCCGAACTATTTTGACGAACAGCGCTTTGGTTCGGCACGCCACGGTCAGGGTTTCATCGCCAAGAAAATGATCCTCGAACATTATCAAGGCGCTCTGAAACTGCTGATGTGCCACGCGTACAAGGAAGACAGCACGCAGGAAAAGAAGTTCAAGGAATACTGCCTGGGTCACTGGCGAGACTGGCCGGGTTGTCTGAAAATGGCACCACCGTTTTACCGCCCCATACTGAGATATCTGTCTGCCTACCCTAACGACTATAAGAACGCGCTCAAGAAGATCGACCGTGAGTTCTTGAACCTCTACCTGCTCGCATACCAGTCCAGTATATTCAACGAAGTGTTAGCGCGGCTGGTGAAACAACATAGTGAGAAAAATGTTAGTGTAAAATATTCTATGGGCGAATTCATATTCCACCGAAAACTGCGTGCACCGCTGACGGCCGCGGACAAGCAAATTCCCATGATCAATGACAAGACAAAACTGGCCGGCATGGTTGGTAAATACATCGAAAAAGTCCTGGCAAAAGAAGGCATCACCCTGAAGCAGATGGCTCTTCAAAAGATGCGCCTGCGCGGCGTGCGGTTCAAGTATTTTCTCCGCGATGCGATAGTCTTCCCCGCCGACTTTACGGTCTCAAAGCCCGAACCCGATGAGATCTACTCTGACAAATCCAAATGCGTGGTGAAGTGTATCCTGCCACCGGGAACTTATGCTACAATATTGATAAAAAGATTGCTGTTGCAGCGCTAA
- a CDS encoding insulinase family protein yields MTTRGGLILSEKNKIALTTLNPAVRIIAEKIPKFYSFSMGFFINTGSRDEDLKESGITHLIEHMLFKGTSRKSALEIVKMMESLGGAFDAYTTKENLIIITKFLSEHIGLVFELIAEILLESKIDSGDLEKEKSVVLEEIKSSSDDPGDSVFELFFRTLLPDHALGRPIAGTIESVKQMDAAHAKKRYKQLVNRETVIALSGNYDYDKIVNLAKQRFQTKQVLKTKRTQPDYQLGKIAAQSRKEVSQVHCVFGTRGVEYAAPQHYQLSIMNTALGGGMSSRLFQGLREKDGLVYHVQSFIDFYCDCGVSGFYFICDKKNIPKVVRRLKAIFKEIDQQGFSKEEIDLAKTYLSGNLLLSLESSTSRMLRLAREAVYSQEIASVDDVVARINAVDENQINSITKEFFDTKQYTVTAVGPINENEVRKILDDING; encoded by the coding sequence TTGACGACCAGGGGAGGATTAATCTTATCCGAAAAGAATAAGATCGCTCTTACCACACTTAACCCAGCCGTTAGAATAATCGCCGAAAAAATCCCCAAGTTCTACTCGTTCTCTATGGGTTTCTTCATTAACACCGGCTCCAGGGACGAGGATTTGAAAGAAAGCGGCATCACACATCTCATCGAACACATGCTTTTCAAAGGTACCTCCCGTAAATCGGCGCTGGAGATCGTTAAGATGATGGAAAGTCTGGGTGGCGCGTTCGACGCATACACAACTAAAGAAAATCTGATAATCATAACCAAATTCCTTTCAGAACACATCGGTCTTGTATTCGAACTAATCGCGGAAATACTTCTGGAATCAAAGATCGACAGCGGGGATCTGGAAAAAGAGAAATCAGTGGTTCTCGAGGAAATAAAATCAAGCAGTGACGACCCGGGTGATTCAGTATTTGAACTTTTTTTTAGAACACTTCTACCAGACCATGCCCTCGGCCGGCCCATTGCCGGTACGATCGAGTCGGTAAAACAGATGGACGCGGCGCACGCCAAGAAACGCTACAAGCAGCTCGTGAACCGGGAAACGGTCATCGCCCTCAGCGGCAACTATGATTACGATAAGATCGTCAACCTGGCCAAACAGAGGTTCCAAACCAAACAGGTGCTCAAGACGAAACGTACCCAGCCGGATTACCAACTGGGCAAGATCGCGGCGCAATCCCGCAAAGAAGTCTCGCAGGTTCATTGTGTGTTTGGGACACGCGGGGTAGAGTACGCGGCGCCCCAGCACTACCAATTATCAATAATGAACACGGCACTGGGTGGTGGCATGTCTTCGCGACTCTTCCAGGGTTTGCGCGAAAAGGACGGTCTGGTCTATCACGTGCAGTCATTCATTGATTTCTATTGCGACTGTGGAGTGTCAGGATTCTACTTCATATGCGACAAGAAAAATATCCCCAAGGTCGTTCGGCGCCTCAAGGCAATTTTCAAGGAGATTGACCAGCAAGGCTTCAGTAAAGAAGAGATCGACCTGGCAAAAACATATCTATCTGGTAACCTGCTGCTCAGCCTGGAAAGTTCGACCAGCCGTATGTTACGACTCGCGAGAGAAGCGGTATACTCACAGGAAATTGCCAGTGTCGATGATGTCGTCGCACGTATCAACGCAGTAGATGAAAATCAAATAAACAGTATAACCAAAGAATTTTTTGACACAAAGCAATACACGGTAACCGCCGTGGGACCGATCAACGAAAATGAAGTAAGAAAAATACTGGATGACATAAACGGTTGA